taatgatttaatatataatattaaatcattatatatatatatattttttttttattgtttttaaaaattcatttatattgtattacacATCATATTTGGGATAACATATAATTTCCAGTTTTATCAGCTTTCCATGGAGGATCTTAAATTGCAATCCAATTTCAATTTGCTGCAAAAGGTGTTAAGTGCTTTGTGCATTCTTTGCACTTACAGCGCCGTTTATTTTCGTTCCGCCACAGTTCGTATaactttatatcatttatcgcattaaatttttcatatgataatatttattaatatttataaatgatgatgacaaaatgaaaaaaaacaaaaaaaacaaaaaaaaaaaaaaaataaaaaaaatgccgACATTTCCTTacgttagataaaaaaattattcgccTATCATAAACGTGATTACGAACAATTCTCGAACgagaaggaaatatttatatacgagaaatatacgagaaaaaataaattatttactattatattcGTGGGTAAGTAAATATTACACgcgaataacaaaaaaatagttaataattaatataataaatttaatttttatttgacaggtttttgttatctttatgcattttcattaatcattCCAAGTGTATTAAATGTTTTCCGTTATATCATTGGATCAATTGACGATGTCCAATTAACATTACCCCTTCCTGTCAATAACATTTTCAACGCAggactattatattatattttgctcatttatcaaataatagcTATCTTTATACTGTTAACAATAACTTGCATCTGTTATTCATCTTATTTGCTGGCAATACAACACGCATGTATAAAATTTAGCGTTCTAATGTACGTTCATTGATcgtgaaaattattgattggCTTTAattcagaatattttttaattgatatattcatATGATATATTCATTGCAGATTTAAAATACGTCAATTGTATAATGAACAGGAATGTAAAAGTAAGACTTCGTGTAATATAACGTATCAGGAGGAATGGGAATGGATggtcgatataataaaacgttatACAACAATAACGGAGTTAGTAGAAAatcattttgcttttttttctagtagctttattattactttattaaaatttatatatgtatgtatgtatgtatgtatatatatatatattttttttttctcttttctctttgtaagGTTCGTAGATTTGATAAACAATTCGTCTAAGATAATTTACTTAGTTGAAGTTTCGTTTGCGATGatactaattttttttgatctactttacgtaagtaaaaaagaagaaacaaaaaaaaaaaagaaaagaaaagaaaaagaagtaaacaaTAATAGGTGAAGCGATTTAAAATGTGAAATGGTGCATTATTcgtaaaatactttttattcctgcatattatttaatatattttgaatttatattttagataatatttgtttaatttttttttttttataaatatctcacCTGTGAATGTAATATTCGTTTTTAGATGTTGCAATTATCAACGTTATtgcaaaatataaatgaactGGTTGAATGTCTCATTATCACTATTGGATCTGTACtgactatatatattaatttttacattggACAAATGCTTATTAATCATAGTAATGAAGCTTACGAAGAATTGTAAGATCCTGCGAAGCTTCGTTAAAAACGATCATTTATTTGACTTAAAatgcgataataaatatttattattgtttatttgaaagatattttttctttttttaaatcgataaacattatttcgtgtataaaataatttatcattttgtttCAGATATCAAGTTCCATTTTATATGCTTTCGATAAATACTCAAAAGCTTTTCTTATTCACTATAACAAAAAGCATGAGACCTTGCGAAATATCAATCGGCGGTGTATTTATAgcatcgaatgaaattttttctggGGTCagttgataaataaattatcgttgTTTAAATTTCCCTATGtatcgtatattaaaatagCCAAGCtattttacttaattatttcattaataacaacaaatgatttgtttatttcaGTTAATTCAAAAAGCATTTTCATTCGCAatgttatattacaatatgatGTAGACGAATTGTAATAGATAAcacgaaaattttcaaaaatttcatttcttccaaatgaaaaataacataCTCACttgtagtaaatataataatgtattagtGTGTTCACATTTCATTCATATCCCTTTTTTCCGTATCatcctttttattcgttaacgAATTGGTcacgaaaattttttaaaccaCTGTCtatacactttttctttctcttttttctataatttttcacaatttttcaCACGTCCATATGCAAATGTACAGGCAAACggcaaaataaataagaagaaaaaaaaaagcagaaataaataaatcaataaaaaagattataatcttACAAAGCTACAAAACAAGCCGCTTTTTAACCAAGTGTCCTACATCGTGGTTGGACGACGACTGAATGAATGCGAGAGTAGCTGTTCGATCAATGAACGCTATTGCGCATGACttagaaaattgatattatacgaTTAGAAGTCTCTCGTTTTCCCTTCGTGTGAACGAACATCTGTTTTTCATACTTATATGTAATCATGCAATAGCGGATAATATTGacaaaataatagtaaaacaatttttaatcggTGGACGAGGgattggagaaaaaaaagaagctttaACGTGATAATTTTatggataaaaattatcacgATAACATTTTCTTATCACTGTAAACTAATATATCATTTGGCTACAATGAAGGTCAATTAGAATagacaaagaaatagaagtatAGGTCAATTAGAATACACAAAGAAGTAGAAGTGGGAGTGGGAAGTGTGAAGTTAAGATTGAGTTTGGGGAAGCATTTGgtatttatttcgatcgagAGAGAACGTCATATCAGATTGTTCATTCAATGTCTGTGATGTTTTCTCAAAAAGTTTATCatgaacaatttttctttttttcaaaccgACTCGTTCAATTACTGATAGGTCTAAGGCCTTCTCAAAGTTCTaatgaacaattattattactttgtaCGACaactgtttatttatttcctactATTGTTCATCAGGTAATCGTATATTTGTTGTGATTGTtacagtttttttctttttttttttttattgttattattattgttattacttttttttgttctctctcaattttcttctctctctctctctctctctctctctctctctctctttctctctctctctctctctatttatatcatttaaaaaaaaaccggtttatttttacgataattatttgcaaagtttttttttgtacttattagttaatgataatacaaatggtaatttatgtttgtttttattgaaGTAAATCCTATGTTTAAAAGTGCAATGGAGAGAAtggtaattctttttttgttttttttttcttttttttttttttttttttttctttagtaaaGCTTTGGAAGCGAAGAGGAAAGATTTAATTTTGTGTTTAATGTGATATTCACTATagtgaataattatttatgatattttaatttccttttttttttttctttttgtatcgaaaataatataatatcaattttaaatagcttgtatatatatcatacgtgttaatatccataaaaagtttaatttattaatacatggAATTTGTAAAATGTATTGTTTCTAAACCAGTTTTATCAGCTCTATTACACGTCAGATGTTAAACTATATTTGGCTATCAATGTGCTGCAAAAAGTATTAGCCACATTATGTTTTCTGATTAATTATAGTAACATCTATTTTAGATTCGTACAAGTTCGtattacttaattttttttgaaatcacTTCGTTATTCCATATCCAAGatgaacaattaattaaagaagaaattgaaacaTCTTATtccagataaaaataatttacgtttATATCAAATTCGATTATGAGAAATTAATTGGTCAGGACGAAtggaatatatttgaaaaatatatgaaacaaaacaaaatgtatacttattttttatttggtaagaatttaaatattttatattatatgaataattaaaactacgaagtttcttattatatatctctttttgattattttagttatcttcaatttctattttattgcaACGATATCTCCgtgtttctttaatatcttattgTATACACTTGGAATATTAGATAATGTTCATCTAATGTTACCTTTTCCTATTAATGGTCTTTCAAAACCAGAACCATTATATTATAGTTTGCTTATTTATCAAACTATAGCACTCTATATCATAATAACTTTACCCAGTGTATGTTTTTCatcatatttgatattaatacaGCATGCATGTTGTCAATTTAGCATTATAAGGTATAATATCTTCGAagttataaatgattaagaatattatttgaaatataatcattatttatcatttaaatgttatttttaataatatttttaatcatactTAAACATATCGTTTGCAGATTGAAAATACGTCAACCATTTCTGAATATGAAGaaatcaaatcgaatcgattggtttaataaaaaatctcaAAAGGAATTTGATTGGAtagtagatataataaaacgtcATACAAGAGTCATGAAGTTAGttcaaaataatgatttaattgaactcgttaaaaatttaacaagcataattcgtattatatttttattaattattaattatttgttattattttattgtttgtaGGTTTGTCGATCTCTTAAACTGTTTTTCCAATGTAAATTATCTTATTTCGATCTCTTTAGCAATGCTCCTTATTGTAATGGATTTTCTCAGTGTAAGATTTTCGTTTGAAATAAGTATGAGATATATACAATgtgtgaaaatataataaattttaaattaattcaataattattaattagtattaatcatcttaatattaatcttctaattgaaagattaaagattttttctatattattcaaCGATcatattggaaaaataatattttatgtacgtTTGTTTTAAGGACgtattatctatcttttatttttttttttttttttaattgaataaaattaggCTTACAAATggttaatatcatataatacattttctttttctttttcttaattgaataaaattaactttacaaatggttaatattatataatacatattgaaatatatatgttcatacaGATCGTTCccaatgaatataaatattttattatcatatttgtttttagatatttcaattaacTGCGGAGTCATCAAATATAAGGGAATTAATCGAATGTAGCGCTTATATTGTTGGTTCtatgttttgtatatatattaatttttatgttgGACAGAGGCTTATAAATCATAGCAATGGTGTTTACAAAGAATTGTAAGATTTGTAAaactttagaaaaaaagattttttctttttctttcttttctctcttccttttttttttgtttttgttcttttttttttttttaataacatcgGTTACTTACAGAATATTCAAGTGACaagttaagtatatatatggaatattacttagaatatataaaattgaaaataatgcaagtttctttaaaaaaaaaaaaaaaagaaacaaaaaaagaaaaaacagagaaatatattttttcgtagATGTCAAATCCCGTTTTACACTTTATCcgtgaaaaatcaaaaattgttattattcatgataacaagaagtaagaaattatcctttctttcaatTGGCAGTATTTTCATATCGTCGTTTGAAGTATTTTCAAAAGTAAgaataattatgttaatgtatattatatatatatattttatggatTGTATTAAccatgatttcttttttccttttcagataattcaaaaatcattttcattcgcTATGGTATATTATAGTGTTCGTTAATTTCagtatagaagaaataaaaaaaaatatgagatttGTTATGGTATAAAGACagtaaaacattaaaattgatttaatgtagaaataattataaatattaaattgtaccTGAATCCAAATCCGATTAAGTTTCTtgttttatcatatttctgtcttttacacacatacacacacacacacagagagagagagagagagagagagagagagagagagtgtgtgtgtgtgtgtgtgtgtgtgtgtgtcttatCACtctcaaaaattaaatatttccagATCCATATTGTcaaaaagtatttcttttctattccacatataagaaattatcatTCTCAAAATTTTTGTCGCTTACCTTTTTGCACACTCTATATAAATCCTTGCTATGTCTGCTTAtataggagaaagaaagaaagaaaaaaaaaagaaatttctttatttacacgcagataatttttttcacaaaagtATAAAACTTATGACAAGTTCGTCGAATTGCAACTTTTTTAAAGCAAGTGTCCTCCATCGTGGTTGTATATCGACTGACAAGGATTGCAATCGATAGACCGTTCTGCGCATGCTCTTGAAAGTTACGAACAGTAAGGGATGTCTCTCTTCGTTGAAGAGTATTGGGAATAATCATCTGTTTCTATATTCGCATGCAACTTAATCTATGATTAAATTgcattatatcattaaaatcaacATGGGAAAAGGTTTTAACGTATCGTTCTTACATAGATTTGatcattatgatattatttccttataaaatttttctaaatcgtACAACTTGCAATAATCAAAGGgctattaaaataaacaatgagGAGGGAGAGCCATTGTTTGTTGTTTATATTCgccgttattgttattacccgCCGTAGAACACGGAAGCTACATCATCATGTCTGTTGATGGTGTAACATATTACAAAcggcattttttttattcgaacaaaATTGCTCAATATGTTATCGGTATACGTCCCAATCAAACTTCGAAcgatcatttatttcaattgtGTACGATAATCGCTTATGTATTTCCAACGATTGTTCAtcaggtaaatatatatatatatatatatatatgtatatataaatgtgtatatatatttatacatttctttgtttttcttttttctttaatttaacaCACAACCATTAAGacattttaattactttaattattattatatatgttttctttttattttatatatatatatttttttatttaattatttcgaagaaacaaaacttttattgaaattaattattaattgatttacgaatttaaaatataattatatgcatAAACGACTAACTAAAATTTGAGTTTTTAGTTTTATCAGCTCGCTACGTCAGATAACACATTGCATATGGTTGTTAAAGTATTGCAGGATATGATTACTACTTGGTCTATTCTCTGTACATATAGTACTAATTACTTCAAATCTGTACAAGTTCGTTacaattttgtttctattaacggttctttctttttttttttttgctttcacataagaaaaacatttcattGATTGATAAAGAATGTTTCAAGtaacgtattttattttagttaaaGTTAATTCACAGTTATATCAAAAATGATTACGTGAAGTTAACCGATCAAGATGAATGGaacatttttaacaaatacacgaaacaaagtaaaatatatacgtattgtGTAATCGGTaagtacaatataataatttaatataaacagCTACTGAAAGAACAACTTcactgttatatatatatatatatttttttctttttcttcttatcgttttagttatttacaatatttattctactgtaataatatttccGCATATATTAAATGTCTTTATTTACCTCATTGGTACATCAAACGacgttcatttaaaattacCCTTTCCAATTAATGATGTTTCAAAGCCAGGACCTCTATATTACAGTTTGCTTATTTATCAAACGATAGAAATTAATCTGATAATAATTTTGGgcagtatttctttttcatcatattTGATATTGGTACAACACGCGTGTTGTCAATTCAGCGTAATTAGGTGGGTTTTTTAGtttgtaaataatacaaatttttattaaaatattcttttcttttctttttttttccccttatcGTACTCTTTGCAGGTATAAAATACGTCAGCCGTTTcagagagaacgaaaatataaacaaaagaattggttgaatgataaatttcaaatggaATTCGAATGGATCGTCGACATAATAAAACGTCACAGAAGAGTCATAGAGTTAgcttaaaataattatttttgtaaactcatttaaaaattaaacaaagcgaacttcatattatattttttttttctattctacttttctcatcttatttttttctttccttcgttaaatttaaaaagataataaattattttatttttgtttttaggtTTGTCAATCTTCTAAATTgttctatgaaaataattcattttattgtgATCTTATTTACATTGTTCCTTACTATATTGGATTTCATTAATGTaagttatttaattgaaataagtaaaattaatgGATATTGAAATTCTATTCCTTTTGCGTTAAAaccattatcttttatataaacttctttaaattcgtgattttttttttttttaattcaaattttttttttttaattcattgcGCTTATAACGCGCATGttcacttattattaatacttcaTTGCCATACGATGTACGTGCTCtaaattttatacacatatatcgtctgttgatatttttgttcttttttttattcatacttttatttatttttattcttttttattcttttttattctttttttatttattttttttttttagattttataaatacaaatagatattatagatacaaattttttcattttattaaaaaaaaaaaaaacaaaaaaacaaaaaaatacgaCAGAGgcaagaataattatatacgataattgtctcttttcgtttatttaattataaatagttttatttttaataaatatatatatataaaatattgaaagagtAATAGTATGTAATTCAACAATGTaatcttatcttattttttcttttttgtcttttgacaaaataaaatcgggacgttaataatgataataatggcaTATGTCATAAAGTATGTTTATTTTTGTCCGTTCGAAAAATGATCagtgacaaatttttttttttttcgaatttcttataaatctaTTTACTTTCCAGATCTTCGAATTAACGTCTTGTACAAAATACAAGATATTGCAAAATACACACGAAGTGATCGAATGTTCCATTTACATTGGCGgatctatattttttacatatacgatatatgATTTTGGACAGAAGCTTATGGATCATAGCGATGATGCTTTGAAAGAATTGTAAGATTAGTTAAATATCACAAAATGGTTtacaaaatatcaataaatatttattgcaaggaatatatttcatatatattataatatatattaaatattaaatattaaattatatatatatatatatatatgtatatatgtatatatatgtatatatgttaaataataatattttgacaGATGTGACGTTCCATTCTACAGACTTTCCGTGAAAACTCAAAAATTGCTATTTGTTATGATAACAAGAAGTATGAAACCATGCGTGCTTTCAATCGgggatttatttatatcgtcgcACGAAGGATTTTCTGGAGTaagaatgattaaaatatttgtaagtGTAATGTATCGTGCtaattatacatttctttttctttcttcctttttttttcttttttttttttccttttaatcgtaGTTAATGCAAAAAGCATTTTCATTTGCTACGGTATATTATAGCGTTCGTTAATACCGAATTAttttggaataataaaaacaagagaTCTATTGCTATAAATCaaaaatcctttttctttttctttttctgtttttctctatttttttctatttaaaaaataatgtacttacgtgtaatttaaatataacaaatgacgcaaataatattatgtattgaagtacctttcatttttctcatttcatttcgtttttcgaCTTACGTGAAATCGTTGAATCGCTCGAagtattaattgaattattcctaaaacaaaaaataaattaaataaatgaaatgaaacaaataaaaaggcaaaattttctttcgttatttatattctaagatttttcttttcttttctttttttttttccgtaacACAAATATCAAAATTAGAAAGCAAGGATttccttatattttcttttatacatacataagtatttttttccctacacataaatatatatatttcttccatatatatatatatatatatatatatatatatatatatatatgagcagtttattttgaaagtggcctaactccatttatcttcaaatcgagatatttaagggtttgcgtttcaatgaatttaaaaatatacgtataggatACTAATGAGTTATATTACTTAAGTGTATCTAAGagtgttaaatttatagttcctattaaaatagtgacaattattaagtgaataatatgcgttttcttatcaagaatgaagttaggccactttcaagaTTAATAatcagattcattataaaatttgaaggtgcccattcaacataatttaagatgcttcaaattgaaaaaaaacaatactcaatttattttacatatctttaaaacacTTCGAAAACATACTTTATGcgattcaaaacattttttaactacATACCGTACAAAATTacgaacataaatttatttgaccGAAATATTCGTGACATGTATAGCTTATATGTGGAGAAATGTGAGGAAAATAATCAATCCTTTGTTAAGGAATGGATCTAcaggaaaatatttaatactgaATTTAACTTAAATTTCCATACTCCTCGAAAAGACACATGCCAAAAATGCGATTTACTGAATGGAAAAATCGAAGCATGcaataatgagaaagagaaattacatCTTAGAGAAAGTCATGATGTATGTTTACAAAATGCCGAACGAGCTAGGAACTGTCTTGCAGAGGAccagaaaaaagcaaaagaaaattccAGCGAATACTATGGAAAATTCAATGGATGAGATTCTTAAAAAATGAGCTTTATAAAATGTTCTATAAAACTTCTTTAGATGATTCTAAATTCCACGTTTTGGATCTTTCACCTAAAAGAGGAAGAccaaaaatatacgaaaatattaaattacttcTATTATACACCACCCCTTCAGTTTATCGGGAACATTTTAAGAATCATAAAAActagaaaaaatgataaaaatggattactttttaaaaataattaataaatgtttatgaattatttcattaaagttattgtttcaaataaaactCATAGTTCTTTATTGCTTTAAGTCATTTATAGaacattcaattaattttgaaaatgatctAAGTCAATTAGAGCTTTAAAAACAACATTTTCGTATGAAATTCatacaaaatttcatattcataataaatttccattaatcaagactaagaaaattataaattaaaatgtcgcataatataaaaatattttttaattcgttcaaacgcaattcattaaatatctcgaaacaagaaatatatgacTTAGACCACTTTCATAATTAAGGGCACAT
This DNA window, taken from Vespa velutina chromosome 12, iVesVel2.1, whole genome shotgun sequence, encodes the following:
- the LOC124953538 gene encoding uncharacterized protein LOC124953538 produces the protein MSLRSLTIYEQRFLLSNRFVQFVLGLHPSQDSTNQLLQWCTIAVYLIPMIAHQFYQLSMEDLKLQSNFNLLQKVLSALCILCTYSAVYFRSATIKKLFAYHKRDYEQFSNEKEIFIYEKYTRKNKLFTIIFVGNVLNVFRYIIGSIDDVQLTLPLPVNNIFNAGLLYYILLIYQIIAIFILLTITCICYSSYLLAIQHACIKFSVLIFKIRQLYNEQECKSKTSCNITYQEEWEWMVDIIKRYTTITELMLQLSTLLQNINELVECLIITIGSVLTIYINFYIGQMLINHSNEAYEELYQVPFYMLSINTQKLFLFTITKSMRPCEISIGGVFIASNEIFSGLQNKPLFNQVSYIVVGRRLNECESSCSINERYCA